Proteins encoded together in one Eublepharis macularius isolate TG4126 chromosome 2, MPM_Emac_v1.0, whole genome shotgun sequence window:
- the LOC129323561 gene encoding integrase/recombinase xerD homolog, whose protein sequence is MERFVGFTWGAGGGAALPPSEDEVLRYLAHLRVLGRAPRSMRRELAAVSFFCKALGFPDPCRGFIPRRAVEGWARLAPPPADRRRPISLSILRRLLGVLPDCCRSPFEARLFHTAFTLAFFGALRVGELVAGSRDDPSGRALSFSDVSWSPKQVSITIRRSKTNQRGRGVTLCLRASRRGSVCPVRAVGAYLGIRPPLQGPFLIHRDHSPLTRYQFASLLRACLEAARLPPAEFGTHSFRIGAATEAASIGLPDKTIMAIGRWRSGAFRSYIRPSGGSSH, encoded by the coding sequence ATGGAGCGCTTCGTGGGCTTTACCTGGGGGGCGGGCGGAGGGGCCGCCCTCCCCCCTTCCGAGGACGAGGTGCTGCGTTACCTGGCCCACCTGCGTGTGCTGGGGCGGGCCCCCCGCTCCATGAGAAGAGAACTAGCGGCAGTATCCTTCTTCTGTAAGGCCTTAGGGTTCCCTGACCCATGCCGCGGCTTCATTCCCCGCCGGGCTGTCgagggctgggccaggctggCTCCGCCTCCCGCCGACAGGAGGCGCCCCATTTCACTCTCCATCCTACGTCGCCTCTTGGGGGTCCTTCCCGACTGCTGCCGGTCCCCCTTCGAGGCTCGGCTGTTCCACACGGCCTTTAccctggccttcttcggggcGCTGCGGGTGGGCGAGCTGGTGGCGGGCTCCCGGGACGACCCAAGCGGCAGGGCGCTCAGCTTCTCGGACGTCTCCTGGTCCCCCAAGCAAGTTTCCATCACGATCCGTCGCTCCAAGACGAATCAGCGGGGAAGGGGGGTCACCCTATGCCTGCGGGCCTCCCGGCGGGGGTCAGTCTGCCCGGTTCGGGCGGTGGGTGCTTACCTGGGCATTCGCCCTCCCCTCCAGGGCCCCTTCCTCATACACAGGGATCATTCCCCGctcacccgctaccagttcgCCTCCCTGCTGCGAGCTTGCTTGGAGGCGGCCAGGCTCCCTCCTGCGGAGTTTGGCACGCATTCCTTCCGCATCGGGGCGGCCACCGAGGCCGCCAGCATCGGGCTGCCGGACAAGACCATCATGGCTATTGGGCGCTGGCGGTCCGGGGCTTTTCGCTCCTACATTCGGCCCAGCGGGGGGAGCAGTCATTAA